A part of Rhodohalobacter barkolensis genomic DNA contains:
- the lptB gene encoding LPS export ABC transporter ATP-binding protein — MTLHSHDLVKSYRKRVVVDHVSINVNQGEIVGLLGPNGAGKTTTFNMFTGIVKPNSGSVYLNDKNITRKPMYQRARMGVGYLAQEASVFRNLTVRDNLKSILEFHSMPKKEIRQRVDELIEEFGLQKVVNSKGYSLSGGERRRTEIARALVTDPKFILLDEPFAGVDPIAVEDIQEIVAGLKGRNIGIFITDHNVHETLAITDRAYLMFEGKILREGTAEQLAEDEEAKKLYLGTQFKLDRYQS; from the coding sequence ATGACGCTTCACAGCCATGATCTTGTGAAAAGTTATCGGAAACGCGTGGTTGTAGATCACGTTTCAATTAATGTCAATCAGGGTGAAATTGTTGGCCTGCTGGGACCAAATGGTGCGGGCAAAACCACTACATTCAACATGTTTACAGGAATTGTTAAACCCAACTCCGGCAGTGTATATCTGAATGATAAAAACATTACCCGAAAACCCATGTACCAGCGTGCACGAATGGGGGTGGGATATCTTGCGCAAGAAGCCAGTGTATTCCGCAATTTAACGGTCCGCGATAATTTAAAATCGATTCTCGAATTTCACTCAATGCCCAAAAAGGAGATCCGTCAAAGAGTGGATGAATTGATTGAAGAATTTGGATTACAAAAAGTGGTGAACAGTAAAGGATACAGCTTGTCGGGTGGAGAAAGAAGACGGACTGAAATTGCTCGGGCTCTTGTAACCGATCCCAAATTTATCCTGTTGGATGAACCGTTTGCCGGAGTAGATCCAATTGCCGTTGAGGACATTCAAGAAATTGTAGCCGGTTTAAAGGGAAGAAATATCGGAATCTTTATAACAGATCATAACGTGCACGAAACGCTTGCCATTACAGACAGAGCTTATTTAATGTTTGAAGGTAAAATTCTCAGGGAAGGAACCGCTGAACAACTTGCCGAAGATGAGGAAGCCAAGAAATTATACCTCGGCACACAGTTTAAATTAGACAGATATCAATCGTGA
- a CDS encoding M42 family metallopeptidase, translated as MKLNFKLLKEIVSTPGAPGHESPIRSVLINHIRDHVDEYSVDRMGNLIARVKGDGPKVMAAAHMDEISLITTHVDSKGFIRFSTLGGFDPETLITQRVLIHGNETIPGVIGSKPIHIQTDSEKKSKSKLKNLFIDTGLPADRVKELIPNGTPVTRDKDLLELGECISSKSLDNRISVYILIEALQRAKKSNCDFYAAFTVQEEVGIRGARVAAQAIQPEIGLNLDVTLANDLPGVSDHEVCTLLGEGIGIKIMDKSVICTPTLVRHLEDLANKNSIKIQREVLTAGGTDTSAMQYLVGIGSHVTSISCPVRYIHSTAETCAISDVKAGIKLTTLCIENIGSYSFK; from the coding sequence ATGAAGTTAAACTTTAAACTTCTTAAAGAAATTGTATCCACGCCCGGTGCACCCGGTCATGAGTCTCCTATCCGCAGTGTACTCATCAATCATATAAGGGATCATGTTGATGAGTACTCCGTGGATCGAATGGGCAATCTTATTGCCCGGGTTAAAGGTGACGGACCGAAAGTAATGGCGGCAGCTCACATGGATGAGATCTCTTTGATCACAACCCATGTCGACAGCAAAGGATTTATTCGATTTTCGACACTCGGTGGTTTTGATCCCGAAACGCTTATCACTCAACGGGTACTGATTCATGGGAATGAAACGATTCCCGGAGTTATCGGTTCCAAACCGATTCACATTCAGACCGACAGTGAAAAAAAGTCCAAGTCCAAACTGAAAAACCTCTTTATTGATACCGGACTACCAGCCGACAGGGTAAAAGAGTTGATTCCGAATGGAACACCGGTAACTCGCGACAAGGACCTGCTTGAGTTGGGTGAATGTATCTCGTCAAAGTCACTGGATAATCGCATCTCTGTCTATATCCTGATTGAAGCTTTACAGCGGGCAAAAAAATCCAACTGTGATTTTTATGCCGCATTCACCGTACAGGAAGAAGTCGGTATTCGGGGAGCAAGGGTAGCAGCACAAGCCATTCAGCCTGAGATAGGTTTAAATCTTGATGTAACGCTGGCAAATGATCTCCCCGGAGTGAGTGATCACGAAGTGTGTACTCTATTGGGGGAAGGAATTGGTATTAAGATCATGGACAAAAGCGTTATTTGCACCCCTACACTGGTTCGGCACCTTGAGGATTTAGCAAATAAAAACTCGATCAAAATTCAGCGGGAAGTATTAACAGCCGGCGGCACGGATACTTCGGCTATGCAATATCTGGTGGGAATAGGCAGCCATGTCACCTCAATTTCCTGCCCTGTTCGTTATATTCACAGCACAGCAGAAACTTGCGCTATTTCGGATGTGAAAGCGGGAATTAAACTGACTACATTGTGCATTGAGAATATTGGATCCTATTCATTTAAATGA
- the purQ gene encoding phosphoribosylformylglycinamidine synthase subunit PurQ: MSKKIGVIVFPGSNCDHDAYHAMKHVMNAETKFLWHKDTDLTDIDLLIVPGGFSYGDYLRSGAIARFSPIMNSVIEYAEKGNPVLGICNGFQILLESGLLPGAMLHNEKLRFVCKNVNIRVESTRSLFTTSMKKGQVINIPVSHGEGNYFIDDDGLTSLEENDQIAFRYCDQNGNLTEESNFNGSVSAIAGITNKEGNVLGMMPHPERAMEKVLGSDDGKLFFDSVFDRLQIA, encoded by the coding sequence GTGTCAAAGAAAATAGGAGTAATCGTATTTCCCGGATCCAATTGTGATCACGATGCTTATCACGCAATGAAACATGTAATGAACGCAGAAACTAAATTTCTGTGGCATAAAGATACCGACCTGACGGATATCGATCTTCTGATTGTTCCCGGAGGATTTTCCTATGGAGATTACCTTCGTTCCGGTGCCATCGCGCGATTTTCTCCAATTATGAATTCTGTGATTGAATACGCTGAAAAAGGGAATCCAGTTTTAGGAATTTGCAACGGTTTTCAAATTCTGCTCGAATCGGGATTGCTGCCCGGAGCTATGCTTCACAACGAGAAACTCCGATTTGTTTGTAAAAATGTAAATATTCGAGTTGAAAGCACACGCTCGCTATTCACCACATCCATGAAAAAAGGTCAGGTGATTAATATTCCTGTTTCTCACGGAGAAGGAAACTACTTCATTGATGATGACGGTTTAACTTCCCTGGAAGAGAATGACCAAATCGCTTTTCGCTATTGCGACCAGAACGGAAATTTAACAGAAGAGTCCAACTTTAACGGATCTGTTTCAGCCATCGCCGGAATTACAAATAAAGAAGGCAATGTTCTTGGTATGATGCCTCATCCCGAACGAGCGATGGAAAAAGTACTTGGATCCGACGACGGTAAACTCTTTTTCGATTCCGTTTTCGACAGACTGCAAATCGCTTGA
- a CDS encoding BspA family leucine-rich repeat surface protein, with product MRYSPLLLLASFFTFSSCSTESTPVYQLNTSAEPNEAGTVSPSNSEAEEGESIQITASANVGWVFDRWQGDHAGMSNPASISMNSDKNITALFVRKDYPLTISTVGEGEVEEQIVSQPKQTDYTYETVVELIPIPSDGWKFIEWKGDLVGGESPVQITIDGEKNVTAVFEPIAYLAKNGVTIMCPNANLGDIGIVNGVEYEVVSRERLWQKVEENADLTKICVSKIIRMSDLFKDNDFNQAIGNWDVSSVTNMSNMFRNSTFNQPIGNWDVSSVTRMDWMFHGSQFDQPIGNWNVSSVTRMDWMFDGSQFDQPIGDWDVSSVVSMFDMFNNSQFNHPIGNWDVSNVENMVRVFSFSVFNQPIGNWDVSSVTTMEAMFYDSNFNQPIENWDVGSVTNMYRMFFMSPFNHPIENWDVSSVADMDGMFSNSPFDQPIGNWNVSSVINMDYMFNSAVSFNQDISKWCVLNIDSEPQGFSDGSPLDESNKPIWGTCPN from the coding sequence ATGCGTTATTCACCATTACTCCTTCTTGCATCCTTTTTTACCTTTTCTTCCTGTTCAACAGAGAGCACTCCTGTTTATCAGTTAAACACATCGGCTGAACCAAATGAGGCAGGGACTGTTTCACCGTCAAATTCAGAAGCTGAAGAGGGTGAATCTATTCAGATAACAGCTTCAGCAAATGTCGGATGGGTGTTTGATCGATGGCAAGGTGATCATGCAGGGATGAGCAATCCTGCAAGTATCTCAATGAATAGTGATAAGAACATAACAGCTCTGTTTGTGAGGAAAGATTATCCACTAACTATTTCGACTGTAGGTGAAGGGGAGGTAGAAGAACAAATTGTATCACAACCAAAGCAAACAGATTATACCTACGAAACAGTTGTTGAATTGATTCCCATTCCAAGTGATGGATGGAAGTTTATTGAATGGAAGGGTGATTTGGTAGGAGGAGAGAGTCCTGTTCAAATTACGATTGATGGGGAAAAAAACGTAACAGCAGTATTCGAACCTATTGCATATTTAGCTAAAAATGGAGTCACAATTATGTGTCCAAATGCAAACTTAGGAGATATTGGGATTGTAAATGGTGTAGAGTATGAAGTTGTATCAAGAGAAAGATTATGGCAAAAAGTTGAAGAAAATGCAGATCTGACTAAAATTTGTGTTTCTAAGATAATAAGAATGTCTGATTTGTTTAAAGATAATGATTTTAACCAAGCTATCGGAAATTGGGATGTCAGTTCTGTAACAAACATGTCGAATATGTTCAGAAATAGCACATTCAATCAACCCATTGGAAATTGGGATGTCAGTTCTGTAACAAGAATGGATTGGATGTTTCATGGAAGTCAATTTGACCAACCAATTGGTAATTGGAATGTCAGCTCAGTAACAAGAATGGATTGGATGTTTGATGGAAGTCAATTTGACCAACCCATTGGGGATTGGGATGTAAGTTCAGTGGTGAGTATGTTTGACATGTTTAATAACAGTCAATTCAATCATCCGATTGGAAATTGGGACGTCAGTAATGTGGAAAATATGGTAAGAGTGTTTTCATTTTCTGTATTTAATCAACCCATTGGAAATTGGGATGTCAGCTCAGTAACAACTATGGAAGCTATGTTTTATGATAGTAATTTTAACCAACCAATTGAAAATTGGGATGTAGGCTCAGTAACAAACATGTATAGAATGTTCTTTATGAGCCCATTCAATCATCCGATTGAAAATTGGGATGTTAGCTCCGTTGCAGATATGGATGGTATGTTCTCAAATAGTCCTTTCGATCAGCCAATTGGAAATTGGAATGTTAGTTCTGTAATAAATATGGATTACATGTTTAATTCGGCAGTCTCATTTAATCAAGATATATCTAAATGGTGTGTTCTGAATATCGATTCTGAACCACAAGGTTTTTCTGATGGTTCACCTTTAGATGAATCTAATAAACCCATATGGGGAACTTGTCCTAATTAA
- a CDS encoding InlB B-repeat-containing protein, with the protein MKNCSILLTFFVLILTSCGTESTPVYTLTTVVNGEGTVTPSSGEFEEGEVVTLTSNSDEGWMFQSWSGDGSGSSTSVSINMDSDKNVVGNFQRKDYPLNITVEGEGTVQERIISQPKSTDYPFETIVELTPIPEEGWGFIEWSGDLNGNEEPIQITVSGEKNVIVKFESKIKTFGGSKSDAGSDIIQTTDDGYILTGNTRSNDGDFSGMNKGSNDIIVMKLSSNGDIQWNNSYGGSESDMGNSIIQTTDGGYVLTGFIGSNDGDFSGMNRGSNDIFVMKLSSNGDIQWNNTFGGSGSEGGQDIIQTTDGGYILTGSTGSNDGDFSDMNRGPNDIFVMKLSSNGDIQWNKTYGGSGNDGGSDIIQIADGRYVLTGYTRSNNGDFSGMNRGSNDIFVMKLSSNGDIQWNSTFGGTESDVGSDIFQATDGGYVLTGNTRSNDGDFSGMDKGGADSFVIKLSSNGDILWNNTFGGSEYDVGSDIFQATDGGYVLTGNTGSNDGDFSGMNKGSVDIFIVKLSSNGNIQWNKTYGGGGIDMGYSMTSTTDGRYILTGFTNSTSGDFRGIDKGDIYIFAMKFSLNGDIEW; encoded by the coding sequence ATGAAAAACTGTTCTATCCTGCTCACCTTCTTTGTTTTAATTTTAACCTCGTGCGGAACTGAATCCACACCTGTATACACCCTTACCACAGTTGTTAACGGTGAAGGAACTGTTACTCCCTCGAGTGGTGAATTTGAAGAAGGTGAAGTGGTAACGCTTACTTCAAATTCAGATGAAGGATGGATGTTTCAAAGTTGGAGTGGTGATGGTTCAGGGTCATCAACTTCAGTTTCTATTAATATGGATTCTGATAAAAATGTAGTAGGGAATTTTCAGCGTAAAGATTATCCATTGAATATTACAGTTGAGGGAGAAGGAACTGTCCAAGAAAGAATCATATCTCAACCAAAAAGTACTGATTACCCATTTGAAACTATTGTAGAACTTACCCCTATTCCCGAAGAAGGATGGGGATTTATAGAATGGAGTGGTGATTTAAATGGAAATGAAGAACCAATACAGATTACAGTTTCAGGAGAAAAAAATGTGATTGTAAAATTTGAGTCAAAAATTAAGACTTTTGGTGGGAGCAAATCTGATGCAGGATCAGATATCATCCAAACAACCGATGATGGGTATATTCTGACGGGAAATACACGTTCCAACGATGGTGATTTCAGTGGGATGAACAAAGGTTCAAACGATATTATAGTAATGAAACTCTCCTCCAACGGAGATATTCAATGGAATAACTCCTACGGTGGTAGTGAATCTGATATGGGAAATAGTATCATCCAAACAACTGATGGTGGGTATGTGTTGACAGGGTTCATAGGTTCCAATGACGGTGATTTTAGTGGGATGAACAGAGGTTCAAATGATATTTTCGTCATGAAACTCTCCTCCAACGGAGATATTCAATGGAACAATACCTTCGGTGGTAGTGGATCTGAGGGGGGGCAAGATATCATCCAAACAACCGATGGTGGATATATTTTGACGGGGAGTACAGGCTCCAATGATGGTGATTTTAGTGATATGAACAGAGGTCCAAATGATATTTTCGTCATGAAACTCTCCTCCAACGGAGATATTCAATGGAATAAGACCTACGGAGGTAGTGGAAATGATGGAGGATCAGATATCATCCAAATAGCCGATGGTAGATATGTTTTGACGGGGTATACACGCTCCAACAACGGTGATTTCAGTGGGATGAACAGAGGTTCAAATGATATTTTCGTCATGAAACTCTCCTCCAACGGAGATATTCAATGGAACAGCACCTTCGGTGGCACTGAATCTGATGTAGGATCAGATATCTTCCAAGCAACCGATGGTGGTTATGTATTAACGGGGAATACACGTTCCAACGATGGTGATTTTAGTGGAATGGACAAAGGAGGTGCCGATAGTTTTGTCATAAAACTCTCCTCCAACGGTGATATTCTATGGAATAACACATTTGGTGGTAGTGAATATGATGTAGGATCGGATATCTTCCAAGCAACCGATGGTGGTTATGTATTAACGGGGAATACAGGTTCCAATGACGGTGATTTCAGTGGGATGAACAAAGGAAGTGTTGATATTTTCATAGTAAAACTCTCCTCCAACGGAAATATTCAATGGAATAAGACCTACGGTGGTGGTGGAATTGATATGGGGTATAGTATGACTTCAACAACCGATGGCAGGTATATTTTGACAGGATTTACAAATTCCACGAGCGGTGATTTCCGCGGTATAGATAAAGGAGATATTTATATATTCGCTATGAAATTCTCCTTGAATGGTGATATAGAATGGTAA
- a CDS encoding BspA family leucine-rich repeat surface protein — MDVEPTEAGSVTPSNSEAEEGESIRITALVNEHWVFDRWQGDHRGTSNPASVSMDSDKNVTALFVKRDYPLTVNVEGEGSVEEKVVNTKNTDYEHGTVVELTAVPTDGWYFSHWSGSVESEENPETLEVDSEREVTAVFERRDYPLTINIEGEGTVSEEVIQAKTTEYPYETVVQLTANPLDGWSFIEWSGDFSSNESQINISVNNELVVKALFEKTFYLHDNGITIMCPNANVGEKGIVEGVEYEAVDKNLVIQRLDENKDLTKVCTSLVIDMVDLFRNRDFNQPIGNWDVSNVTDMSGLFWNSNFDELSNFNQSIEEWDVSSVKSMYAMFRGTVFDKNIEKWDVSNVTGMSSMFRESQFNQPIESWDVGNVTQMSGMFVGAEFNQPLNKWDVSNVERMSMMFNSAEFNQPIGDWDVSSVVDMSNMFFINSTFNQPIGNWDVSNVENMRLMFHTSVYNHPLDGWDVGKVTNTVGMFARSSFNQPIGNWDVSNVESMYNMFGHSPYNYPLNEWDVSNVSEMDLMFRNTNFNQPINKWCVSNIISEPSDFATDSPLVEENKPIWGTCPE, encoded by the coding sequence GTGGATGTTGAACCAACAGAAGCAGGTAGTGTTACACCGTCAAATTCAGAAGCTGAAGAGGGTGAATCTATTCGAATAACAGCATTAGTAAATGAGCATTGGGTGTTTGACAGGTGGCAAGGAGATCATAGAGGAACGAGTAATCCTGCAAGTGTATCAATGGATAGCGATAAAAATGTAACAGCTCTGTTTGTGAAAAGAGATTACCCATTAACTGTTAATGTTGAAGGGGAAGGTTCAGTAGAAGAGAAAGTTGTGAATACAAAAAACACTGACTATGAACATGGTACTGTAGTTGAGTTAACAGCAGTACCTACAGACGGTTGGTATTTTTCTCATTGGAGTGGATCTGTTGAAAGCGAAGAAAACCCTGAAACCCTTGAAGTTGACTCAGAGAGGGAAGTCACCGCAGTTTTTGAAAGAAGAGACTATCCGCTTACAATAAATATTGAAGGAGAGGGAACAGTATCTGAAGAAGTTATTCAAGCCAAAACTACAGAGTACCCATATGAAACTGTTGTTCAATTAACAGCAAATCCATTAGATGGGTGGAGTTTTATAGAATGGAGTGGTGATTTTTCAAGTAATGAAAGTCAGATTAACATTTCTGTAAATAATGAATTAGTAGTTAAAGCATTGTTTGAAAAGACATTTTACTTACATGATAATGGAATTACCATAATGTGTCCGAATGCAAATGTTGGAGAAAAGGGAATTGTAGAAGGGGTCGAGTATGAGGCGGTTGACAAAAATTTAGTAATTCAGCGATTAGATGAAAATAAAGATTTAACTAAGGTTTGTACTTCATTGGTAATAGACATGGTAGACCTTTTTAGAAATAGAGACTTTAATCAACCTATAGGAAATTGGGATGTAAGTAATGTAACTGATATGAGTGGTTTGTTTTGGAATTCCAATTTTGACGAATTATCTAATTTTAACCAATCAATAGAGGAATGGGATGTTAGTAGTGTAAAATCTATGTATGCGATGTTTAGAGGAACGGTTTTTGATAAAAATATTGAGAAATGGGATGTAAGTAATGTAACAGGAATGTCTTCCATGTTTAGGGAATCACAATTCAATCAGCCCATTGAAAGTTGGGATGTTGGGAATGTTACACAAATGTCGGGTATGTTTGTAGGTGCTGAATTTAATCAACCATTAAATAAATGGGATGTAAGTAATGTAGAACGTATGAGTATGATGTTTAACTCCGCTGAATTTAATCAACCTATAGGAGATTGGGATGTTAGCAGTGTAGTAGATATGAGTAATATGTTTTTTATTAATTCTACTTTTAATCAACCAATAGGGAATTGGGATGTAAGTAACGTGGAAAATATGAGATTAATGTTTCACACTTCTGTGTACAATCACCCTTTGGATGGTTGGGACGTGGGTAAAGTTACTAATACGGTGGGAATGTTTGCACGCTCTTCTTTTAACCAACCAATAGGGAATTGGGATGTCAGTAATGTTGAGAGTATGTACAATATGTTTGGACACTCGCCATATAATTATCCATTAAATGAATGGGATGTGAGTAATGTTTCTGAAATGGATCTCATGTTTAGGAATACCAATTTTAATCAACCAATAAATAAATGGTGTGTTTCGAACATAATATCTGAACCAAGCGATTTTGCTACAGATAGCCCTCTCGTTGAAGAAAACAAACCAATATGGGGAACTTGCCCTGAATAA
- a CDS encoding AAA family ATPase — translation METLTTFTSSTSKKSDNTVAHLLTEAKKYFSINNSKKYKNVVLDQGPLLSFPPHTIESEIPSGIYYPSSTRQDNFVLSKVSARENYNDADEDMMDLLEALGDEPDLYREMGSEYLRLLQKENRTKYFGSHYFPTHEYNSTLKRVHEGIINFLNNKEFYQNNNLGFKRSILLYGRHGVGKSRFIDYAINFLLIDELDAIIIRIGSSQDVKLLNDFGLLTLNRVVENRLIVLVIEEVASIVTGRDGHIGLLNILDNSLLRENLLVLSTTNTPDRIPSNVLRNQRVDVLEEIRADNYNDQFPIDFYEFIFQEEFPEKYRESEWVEMKLNPADLKELFLFAKINDVDIDTSFKQLQKRNRIVERRFQSTAHLGF, via the coding sequence ATGGAAACCTTGACCACATTCACATCGTCAACCTCCAAAAAATCTGATAATACCGTTGCTCACCTATTAACAGAAGCGAAAAAGTACTTCTCAATTAACAACTCAAAGAAATACAAGAACGTCGTATTAGATCAGGGACCCCTTCTGTCATTCCCCCCTCATACGATTGAATCTGAAATTCCATCAGGCATATATTATCCGTCTTCTACTCGTCAAGATAATTTCGTTTTATCAAAAGTATCTGCACGAGAAAATTATAATGATGCCGATGAAGATATGATGGATCTACTCGAAGCTCTCGGTGATGAGCCTGACCTTTATAGGGAAATGGGATCAGAGTACTTGCGTCTGCTACAGAAAGAAAATCGGACTAAGTATTTCGGTAGCCATTACTTTCCGACCCACGAGTATAACAGCACCTTGAAACGAGTACATGAAGGCATAATCAATTTTTTAAACAACAAAGAATTCTATCAGAATAATAATTTAGGGTTTAAGAGGTCTATATTACTATATGGTAGACATGGGGTTGGCAAGAGTCGATTTATTGATTATGCAATAAATTTTTTGCTCATTGACGAACTTGACGCAATCATAATTAGAATTGGTAGTTCTCAAGATGTTAAGCTGCTTAATGACTTCGGGCTGTTGACCCTTAACAGAGTTGTAGAAAATAGACTCATTGTTCTCGTAATTGAAGAAGTCGCATCCATTGTGACAGGTCGAGACGGGCATATTGGATTATTGAACATCTTGGATAATTCCTTACTTAGGGAGAATCTACTCGTTCTTTCGACAACAAATACACCTGATCGAATTCCATCCAATGTACTTAGAAACCAAAGGGTGGATGTACTTGAGGAAATCAGAGCTGACAACTACAATGACCAATTCCCGATTGATTTCTATGAGTTCATATTTCAAGAGGAATTCCCCGAGAAATATAGAGAATCAGAGTGGGTGGAAATGAAGTTAAATCCTGCAGATTTAAAAGAACTGTTTCTTTTTGCAAAGATTAACGACGTTGATATCGACACTTCGTTCAAACAGCTACAAAAGAGAAATCGGATCGTTGAAAGACGGTTCCAATCTACTGCGCATTTGGGTTTTTAA
- a CDS encoding DUF2806 domain-containing protein, which produces MEIKDVTGLSDPLKKLIEVISQGVGAVFKPYLIRKTADAKAYEIKKISDAIKVNQVNLKEITYSDNQLSLTSIDRKELKTEDTLEVRAENRNQFQEQKKQKNIENITQKAAQQLGNEENVSKEPVDEDWTTRFFNYAEEISNEEMQNLWAQILAGEIKRPNSYSLRTLQVLRNLSREEAFIFAKVANYAIKSQNEWFVYNEKNVLKDFGISFKETTLLQEIDLLHSGISYNLDKSSSVVSANFIVGNKFVVVEKKPNAPRINFSILLFTSIGSEMLNLIQPKPDFKYIQKLASDLRSNDITVKYADILERNDSKVKYSKPLMDIPEL; this is translated from the coding sequence ATGGAAATAAAGGACGTGACAGGATTAAGCGATCCACTTAAGAAATTGATTGAGGTAATATCTCAAGGGGTTGGTGCAGTATTCAAGCCGTATTTAATCAGAAAAACAGCTGATGCTAAAGCATATGAAATAAAAAAAATTTCTGATGCAATAAAAGTGAATCAAGTTAATCTAAAAGAGATCACTTACTCTGATAACCAATTAAGTCTTACTTCAATAGATAGAAAGGAATTAAAAACAGAAGATACTTTAGAAGTACGAGCAGAAAATAGAAATCAATTTCAAGAGCAGAAAAAACAAAAAAACATAGAAAATATAACTCAAAAAGCTGCTCAGCAGTTGGGGAATGAGGAAAATGTTTCAAAAGAACCTGTAGATGAAGATTGGACGACAAGGTTTTTTAATTATGCAGAGGAGATTTCAAATGAAGAAATGCAAAATTTATGGGCTCAAATTTTAGCAGGGGAAATTAAAAGACCAAATTCATATTCATTAAGAACCTTGCAAGTTCTTAGAAATCTATCAAGGGAAGAGGCTTTTATATTTGCCAAAGTAGCAAATTATGCAATCAAATCTCAAAATGAATGGTTTGTATATAATGAGAAAAATGTATTAAAAGATTTTGGAATAAGTTTTAAAGAGACAACCTTATTACAAGAGATTGATCTATTGCATTCAGGAATAAGCTATAATTTAGATAAATCATCATCTGTTGTAAGTGCGAACTTCATAGTAGGAAACAAATTTGTGGTTGTTGAGAAAAAACCTAATGCCCCAAGAATAAATTTCTCAATTTTATTATTTACTTCAATAGGTAGTGAAATGCTCAATTTAATTCAGCCAAAACCTGATTTTAAGTATATACAGAAATTAGCTTCCGATTTAAGATCTAATGATATTACTGTGAAGTACGCAGATATTCTTGAAAGAAATGACAGTAAAGTAAAATATTCTAAACCATTAATGGATATACCTGAATTATAA